A genomic region of Sylvia atricapilla isolate bSylAtr1 chromosome 19, bSylAtr1.pri, whole genome shotgun sequence contains the following coding sequences:
- the LOC136369764 gene encoding sperm acrosome-associated protein 9-like, with amino-acid sequence MNEVVQTLTRIEQNYQLFRQQQFSFIRALDRTREEAHDTMRPVSSIIQVQCYKDHHCYNATDRRILNMFLSICKDLRNLCHKMETVHPGDSVTNGLLEKCKVLLNDSNDLTAIRATYPHAVVNYLSLEEARHRYGGVVSLLPIVLDNLWEWVTYSKRHTLYVVSHGHATSKKETLTSQKPPVRHFAAQTSISNNKNVQLQEKDFKKFLAANQRPKQKAPWKPPGKHPY; translated from the exons ATGAATGAGGTAGTGCAGACCCTAACAAGGATCGAGCAGAACTATCAGCTCTTCCGGCAGCAGCAGTTCTCGTTTATCAGAGCTCTGGACCGGACCCGGGAGGAAGCTCACGACACGATGAGACCTGTGTCATCCATCATCCAG GTGCAGTGCTACAAGGACCACCACTGTTACAACGCCACCGACAGGCGCATCCTCAACATGTTCCTCTCCATCTGCAAGGACCTGCGCAACCTGTGCCACAAGATGGAGACGGTGCATCCTGGGGACAGCGTCACCAACGGCCTCCTGGAGAAGTGCAAAGTGCTCCTGAATGACAGCAACGACCTCACTGCCATTCGAGCCAC CTACCCCCACGCTGTTGTGAACTACCTGAGCCTGGAAGAAGCAAGGCATCGCTATGGAGGGGTGGTGAGCCTCCTCCCCATCGTTCTAGACAACCTCTGGGAGTGGGTAACCTACAGTAAGAGGCACACGCTCTATGTTGTGAGTCATGGACATGCTACATCCAAGAAGGAGACACTCACTTCCCAAAAACCACCCGTTAGGCACTTTGCAGCTCAGACCTCCATTAGTAACAACAAAAATGTACAATTGCAGGAAAAAGATTTCAAGAAATTCCTGGCTGCAAATCAACGTCCAAAACAAAAGGCTCCCTGGAAGCCACCGGGCAAACACCCCTATTAA
- the SPACA9 gene encoding sperm acrosome-associated protein 9 — protein MNEVEETLTRIEQNYRLFQQQQFSFIRALEHTRKEAHDILRPVSSIIQVQCYKDHHCYNATDRRILNMFLSICKDLRNLCHKMETVHPGDSVTNGLLEKCKVLLNDSNDLTAIRATYPHAVVNYLSLEEARHRYGGVVSLLPIVLDNLWEWVTYSKKNLLPDERKCQHCKYEDPRLKNKPPWIPPGRNFY, from the exons ATGAATGAGGTAGAGGAGACCCTAACAAGGATAGAACAGAACTACAgactcttccagcagcagcagttctcgTTTATCAGAGCTTTGGAACACACCCGGAAGGAAGCTCACGACATACTCAGACCTGTGTCATCCATCATCCAG GTGCAGTGCTACAAGGACCACCACTGTTACAACGCCACCGACAGGCGCATCCTCAACATGTTCCTCTCCATCTGCAAGGACCTGCGCAACCTGTGCCACAAGATGGAGACGGTGCATCCTGGGGACAGCGTCACCAACGGCCTCCTGGAGAAGTGCAAAGTGCTCCTGAACGACAGCAACGACCTCACTGCCATTCGAGCCAC CTACCCCCACGCTGTTGTGAACTACCTGAGCCTGGAAGAAGCAAGGCATCGCTATGGAGGGGTGGTGAGCCTCCTCCCCATCGTTCTAGACAACCTCTGGGAGTGGGTAACCTACAGTAAGAAGAACCTGCTGCCTGAC gaaagaaaatgccagCACTGCAAGTATGAAGACCCACGCCTGAAAAATAAACCTCCTTGGATACCACCAGGCAGAAACTTCTATTAA